One region of Vitis vinifera cultivar Pinot Noir 40024 chromosome 1, ASM3070453v1 genomic DNA includes:
- the LOC100854462 gene encoding uncharacterized protein LOC100854462, which yields MHLKKKAFLTEQVSAIIQCKTPIKYKDPGCPTISVNIGNTFVKRALLDLGASVNLLPYSVYKQLGLGELKSTSITLSLADRSVKFPRGIIEDVLIQIDNFYYPVDFVVLDTEQGTSGLNHVPIILGRPFLATANALINCRSGVMQLTFGNMTIELNIFHSCKKHGTKEDEELKEAYLIELPMEELVKEKVEDNFSKLGETISNERIEVWRINEEIQPLKLMKWSFSFKKVKTMKHGVHNNPKTMKKKLKEWHDQLIQKNKFKEGYFKPHIFPRKLKYQGVGPFIVCKPYPN from the coding sequence AtgcatttgaaaaagaaagcttTCTTGACTGAACAAGTTAGTGCAATCATCCAATGCAAAACCCCAATCAAGTATAAGGATCCGGGATGTCCAACTATCTCGGTGAATATTGGCAACACTTTTGTGAAAAGAGCACTtttagacttgggggcaagtgtgaatctTCTTCCTTACTCGGTATATAAGCAATTGGGGCTTGGAGAACTAAAGTCTACTTCCATCACACTTTCATTGGCGGATAGATCGGTTAAGTTTCCAAGAGGAATTATTGAAGATGTGTTGATCCAAATCGATAATTTCTATTATCCAGttgattttgtggtgcttgatacggaACAAGGAACTAGTGGACTCAACCATGTTCCTATTATACTTGGCCGACCTTTCCTTGCCACAGCAAATGCATTGATTAATTGTCGAAGTGGGGTGATGCAACTTACCTTTGGTAACATGACAATTGAGCTGAACATTTTTCATTCATGTAAGAAGCATGGTACCAAAGAGGATGAGGAACTTAAGGAGGCTTATTTGATTGAATTGCCTATGGAAGAGCTAGTGAAAGAAAAGGTTgaagataatttttcaaaacttggtGAAACAATTTCCAATGAACGGATTGAAGTTTGGAGGATCAATGAAGAAATTCAACCTTTGAAGTTAATGAAATGGTCTTTCAGCTTCAAGAAAGTGAAAACCATGAAGCATGGTGTGCACAATAATCCAAAGACCATGAAAAAGAAGCTCAAGGAATGGCATGACCAACTTATTCAAAAGAACAAGTTCAAAGAAGGCTATTTCAAGCCACATATTTTTCCGAGAAAGCTTAAGTACCAAGGAGTTGGTCCATTCATTGTTTGCAAGCCATATCCAAATTGA